Genomic segment of Mucilaginibacter sabulilitoris:
TGGACCAGATAAAGGTACCTCAGAACGGCACATTAGAGTACAAGGTTAAAATGCCTTTTGAACGCGGCAGCGATGAGGTGTTCACCAACTTCATGTCGATAGGCGGCAACCGTGGCTGGTACTACTGGGACTGGATCTGGAATATCCGTGGTTTTCTGGATAAAATATTTGGCGGTGTAGGTTCAAGGCGCGGTCGTACCAGCAGCATCAACATTTCCCCCGGAGATGTAATTGACTTTTGGCGGGTATTACTGGCCGATAAACAAGGCAAGCGCCTGCTGCTGTATGCTGAAATGAAACTGCCGGGTGAGGCCTGGCTGGAGTTTAAAATAATTGAGCGCAACGGGCAAAAAAAGCTAAGCCAGGTAGCTACCTTTAGGCCCAACGGCGTGTGGGGCCGCTTGTACTGGTATGCCATGTGGCCGTTTCACTTGTTTATTTTTAACGGTATGGCCCGTGAAATTGTACATTACGGCGAGGGAGTATAATTGTTCACTTGTTCATAGTTTATTGGTACTTAGCGAACTGTGTTTCCTAACCCTGACAAAACAAATTACCAATGAACTAATGAACTAATGAACGAGTAAACCAATGAACCATAAAAACAAATGAACATATTAATAACAGGTGGATCGGGTTTATTGGGCAGGCAGCTTACCAGGGCCTTGTTAGGTAAGGGGTACACAGTAAGTCACTTAAGCCGTAAGCAGGGCAATAATCCGCAGGTAAAAACCTATGTATGGGATGTTCATAAAGGCATTATTGATGAGCATTGCATAGATGGAATTGATACCATAGTACACCTGGCAGGCGCCGGCATAGCCGATAAACGCTGGACCGAAAGCCGTAAAAAAGAATTGATCAATAGCCGTACCGAATCGATTAGGTTAATATACAATCTGCTTAAAAAAAAGGAACACCAGGTAACCTCTGTTATATCGGCATCGGGCATTGGTTACTATAGTAACCGTGGCGATGAGCTGGTGACAGAATCAAGTCCGCCGTTAAATGATTTTATTTCACGTTGCTGTATAGAATGGGAAAATGCCGTTGATGAAGGCGGGCAACTTGGCCTGCGTACATTGAAATTTCGCACAGGAGTGGTGCTTGACAAAGATGGCGGGGCATTACCCCAACTGGCCTTACCGGTAAAGCTATATGTAGGTTCGCCAATAGGCAATGGCAAACAGTGGATACCCTGGATACACTGGTTCGATGTATTAAACATGTACTTGTTCGGTATCGAAAACAAGGGGCTCAAAGGCGTTTACAATATGGTGGCCCCCAACCCGGTTACCAATAAGCAATTAACGCAGGCCATAGCCAAACAACTGCATAAGCCTTTATGGGCACCCAATGTGCCCACATTTGTACTTAAACTGATGTTAGGCGAAATGAGCACCATCGTTTTAACTGGGACAAAGGTATCAGCACAGAAAATTCAGGATGCGGGCTTTAACTTTAAATTCACTGAAGTAGCTACAGCGTTAAATGAAATTTATGGATAATAAAATTCCTGTAACTATTTTCTGGTTTCGCCGTGATTTACGTTTACATGATAACGCGGGGCTATATCATGCCCTAAAAAGCGGGAACCCTGTGCTCCCATTATTTATTTTTGACCGGGAAATTTTAGATGAACTGGAAGATAAGGACGATGCCCGTGTAACCTTCATTTACCAAACTATTGAACAGCTAAGTAAAGAACTCCATAAACATGGCAGCAGCCTACTGGTAATTTACGACAAAGCCGAACACGCCTGGAACAACATCATCAAAACGCATCACATTACCTCGGTTTATACAAACCATGATTACGAGCCCTATGCCACCAGGCGCGATAACGCCGTAAA
This window contains:
- a CDS encoding TIGR01777 family oxidoreductase; this encodes MNILITGGSGLLGRQLTRALLGKGYTVSHLSRKQGNNPQVKTYVWDVHKGIIDEHCIDGIDTIVHLAGAGIADKRWTESRKKELINSRTESIRLIYNLLKKKEHQVTSVISASGIGYYSNRGDELVTESSPPLNDFISRCCIEWENAVDEGGQLGLRTLKFRTGVVLDKDGGALPQLALPVKLYVGSPIGNGKQWIPWIHWFDVLNMYLFGIENKGLKGVYNMVAPNPVTNKQLTQAIAKQLHKPLWAPNVPTFVLKLMLGEMSTIVLTGTKVSAQKIQDAGFNFKFTEVATALNEIYG